In Oreochromis niloticus isolate F11D_XX linkage group LG22, O_niloticus_UMD_NMBU, whole genome shotgun sequence, the sequence TGTTAAAATAGCATTTAACCTTTTTCATAGTGCTTGACTGTGTGCACGAAAggccagtcacacaggcctagagaccgcTCCATGACCATGTGGCAACTGCTGGCTGTGAGGGAAAAATCTCCATTTTTCAACTGGTTGGTGACTGGTTcctggaggttgctggctgtTGTTAAAACTGCACTCACAGGCCTAGaggcctagagaccagtcagTGACCCTCCTGGCAGCCATTGTCGCTAGATGAAATCAGACACAAAGAAGATGTTGCACCAAAAAAACCTTTTGGAATAGCTTTGGTCTCTAGCAGATTGATGAAGTTACCTGTAGGTTGCATGTTTGTATGTGAACACTCACAAACTACTCTTGGAGTTATAGTGAAACTATGAAAACCGGAAACAGAGATAGTttgctttcaaagtaaaagttgtgccttttgAGGAGTGTTGGGTGCTGAGCtgaggcacaacttttacttgaAAGGTAAACCTTTTCAGTCTCTTTTGCACTTTTCACAGCTTGACTAAAGCTCGGAAAGTAGTTTGCAAGTTTTTGCAGAGAAGTTGgcgtcttccatgcaaactacaggtaACTGTGGTAACCTTACAGTGACCAAAACATTTACAAGGAGGTTTTAGGTGCAGCACCTTTTTTGCAAGTGATTTCACACAGTGACAGCCACCTACCTCCAGGAACCATTCACCAACCTTTTAGGGAATCTACAGTTTTTCTCTAGTGACCAGTGGCTATGTCACGTCCAATATAGTGGATAACTCTTGAGCTGCGTCGACATGACGTTCTGCGAGAAAACTGAGATACCTGaactattttcatttttaaaaactggtttTGTATCATTCAGTATTAATGGAGCCCTCGCAGATGTGCACGTTACTCATGCCATGTGCACCAATGCTGCTTCCATACCATCATGTTGATATCTGCTTGATCattttttaatctcttttttTAAGGTATTCTAGTCTTAACCGTCATTTATGACTGTATTCACAAATTGTGCTTTAGAGGTGTTCCTGAGCCTCTGCAGTGATTTCACATGTAGAATAATGGTGCTACCTGAGGGGCTGAAGATAACGGTCATTCAGTATGGATTTTAAGGCTTATCCTTTGCTTGCATGGACCACTCCTGAATCCTTGAATGATATAATGTActgtaaataattaaataatttgccATTTTACATCCAGAAACTTTGCACTTTAAATACATGCCCACACATGCTTTCACAGAGTGTTGTCCCTCAATTATCTTTACATGTGAAAGAGTCAGCCTGCCTAGGACACTCTTTTTAAAACCAATTATGTTACTGAATTGCTTCTAATCAAGCTAATTAGTTGAGATGGCATCACACacatttttcagtctttttgtttTCCCCTTAGAACTTTTTACTTACATTTTACTCAACATCGGATAACATTTTGGTGAATTCATTAGCAGACTGTTACCCGATGAGGCTttgcaaaacacacaaataaccTTTAAATGTGCAGCTAGAACACACTAACTGCGGGATGATTTCTTGAAGGATACCCATGAGCTTTTCAAGGTTAGCATGCCTATAAATCCATAACGCCCTCCCTTTAAGAGTTAATGAGAATCACAGTAAGAGTACAAAGATAGTGAAGGGACTATTCCTGCAAAAAACATAATCATACTTTACAGTCACATCCTTGAAGATAATGAACCTTTCATGTAATCTGCCTTATCTTAAATTATACTAAGAAAAAAGGATTAGAAAAAAGTTCGATAGAGATCCAACGTGACTCATTTTCTCTGTCCATTTTAGCCTGCATGTAAGCTTGAAGGGGGAAAGAATATCCTTGGGTTTGTCACTACAATACCTAAAAAACAGAtgtatttaaattttatataCAGACAAAAAGGACCTCTGGCTAAAAAGGGGCCTGCTGTTTGATGTAATTTAAATAAACTACTTTTACAGGATTACTTTTGTCATAGTAGCCATAAAGGCAGATGatagtttaatatttaaaacagGCTTTAAACAGTTGTTTctagaattatttttttttttttacaacctaatataattaaatataaGAATTATGCAAGTGGCATTAGTATAAACTTTTAAGGGAACAATACATATTTTTGGAAATGTATGTAATTAAGGTAAACAGTTCAAACACTCTCGTGCAGGAATCTCATTTGTTGCAACTTATGCTAATTAGCATGCCAAAGCTAGCTCTAATACAATCCGAGTGTGGCTGGCAACGCTTTAAAAACGGTTCTTCCTTGGCTTAAGAGTTTTATAGCCTACATTAGTTCGTTTGTATTAAACTATATGAGACTTGCTGTGCAAAAGAAGCACATTAACAATATAAGTTACACAAAGTTAACATGGTGACGTAGCCAACCTGAGTACAGAGGTTCAAATCATGATGTTACTTTCAAGTACAGttggaaaaaacaaatatgaagcGCTGAAAAATGCCAACTCCAAAGAATTAAATAACCCCAAGAATTAAATGAGCGGAGGGATGGCTGAACTCTAACTTATTATGAAATGTACAGCATTCTTATTAAGCAGCATGTAGTTATTATGTTAggcagctgttttatttttcgTCCGAATGTACCTGAATGCAGCACCACAAATTCTTGACCGTAGTTTTTCCACAGGTTCGTAAGCTCGGGAGGAGACCCTCACAGCAGGCTACACAATGCGAAGGATGGCGGAGGAGATACAACCTGCCAAGGAGCAGAGgtgagttgtttttgtttatttcttccTTCTTCATGTTGGACATGCtacttgttttttcttgttcttgttttgtttcttctcAGCGTCAACGCTGTTCGTTTGtgtgacaacaaacacaacttTGTTCTCTTCGTGTGAATCCGCATTAGTGTATTCACAGGTAGATTTAACAAATAGACCCATCCACACCAAACCTATAGGAAAACGGTGTCATGTTAATATACAGGCCACCCGCTTGCTGGCAAACATCCAAAGTGAATGTTTTTCGAGTCCGAATCTTCCTGTTAATTCTGGCTGATGTGTGACTTCCTATACAAAACTTTattgtaaaaaaatacttaaaaaaaaaaatcttatcttaGGGTGACCAAACgttttgcacttgttgacttgtaaaaccctatatgactttttttttattttatttcaccattcattaacacagagaaggcatcgttaaaatatgttaaagttttctttaagcaaacaatattattaaagttcttcatgactgggccaagtgtcctctttttcgAAATctaaatatggtcaccctatcTTATCTGCGTCTGCCTTTGTCCTCCAAATATTAAAATCGGGCTGATTCAGAATGCATTAAGTGACAATGGGATTTCCCAAATTCATTGGCACATTTTGTTAAAGATATTTGACCATAAGGGACCCAAAATACACAGAACAAAGACATGTTTGGGCTTCTTTCTGGACATTGATTGCATGTTGTTGTCAAGTGCTGCATACCGGCAGCACTGATAACAAAAATATCATATAGCCAAAGGTCAGTTTATAGTTTGGTTTGCACATGCTTTATGTGTCCTGCGTGCCTGTTTTTGTGTATCCTTTCTGTCTGAGTCACAGCTCCTGGATATCAAGTTGGCTTCCCTCCTGGTGTCCCACCTCTCCTTCTCAGCTGAAAGATGCCGAGGAAAAAATCCTCAAGAGTGAGTGTGTCTGATGGAGCTGTTTCCAAtctgtattttatgtgtttcatAAAGTCAGAGTTAAAACAGTTTCTCTATCCCTCCCCTATAATCTTTTCTGTCTGCCGCAGCTGTGAAGCGGCCTTTCTCCAGGCAGCACATTCGGATATCGAGCGGCAACTACCTGTGGACCTTAGCTTTCTccactcagcagcagcagtcagcAGCCCTGTGTGTCCCACAGCCCCCAACCCAGCCCACCACTCCTTTGGTTTTGTTGCATGGCTTTGGAGGTGGTGTCGCCCTCTGGGCTCTCAACCTGGATTCTCTCTCCAGCAGCGGACCGGTGTACGCTCTAGACCTGCTGGGCTTTGGCAGGAGCAGCCGTCCCCAGTTCAGCACTGACCCCAGGGAGGCCGAGGATCAGTTTGTGGCAGCCCTGGAGGAGTGGAGGGAGAAGGTGGGGCTTCAGGAGATGGTGCTGCTGGGACACAACCTCGGAGGATACCTGTCTGCGGCCTACACACTGAAATACCCACACAGgtgctttttgtgtgtttgtgtgcgtgcatgtgcttGCGTGTGTGCGGGTGAGAGGACACAGTGCCAGGTGGTTTTCTAGTTTAGCCATCTCTCATTTTTTTTGCACCACTTGCCAGATAAACAAGcccatatataaaaaaagaagtaaatgtGTGCAGTTTTAATTGAAATTCTACATTTTAGTTTGTACATTTGATCAGgtaactgcatgtgtgtgtatgcagggTGAAGCATCTGCTGCTGGTGGAGCCGTGGGGATTCCCAGCACGCCCAGAGAACCCCAACCACAACTCCATCCCAATGTGGATCAGAGCAATTGGTGCCGTCATGAGCCCCTTCAACCCTCTGGCTGGTCTCAGACTGGCTGGACCTCTAGgttagcacacacaaacacacatttgtacCTGAACAAACACATATTTGTTTCTCTTACGCATCTGTGTATTTGGAAAGTTTTTAACTTCTAAGTGACATATATTTATCAGCAGCAATGGGGTTGGCTTAAAATGTCCCAGTTATCTAATCCATGCCATACCACTGGTCTTTCATCGTTTCAAAATTAATCCCCCAGGAAAGAAAATCATTCCTATAAAAAcaatatgcttttaaaaaatacaataagtATTTTAAATACTTCCATCCACCATCCACTTCCATCTTTATGCTTACATGAGCTCGGGTAATATTGGTAGAAGGCTACGGAGGTATTGCCAGATGTTCTTCTTGCCAGCAGTGTTTTCCAATTCTCGCAGGGAATTCTGAGACAGTTCCAGGCCAGATGAGATGTATAGTCTTAACTTTTGAGTTCTGGGTCTATCCAAGTATCTTCTGGCTGGGAACGCCCCGAAAACCTCCAAAGGAATTTGCGCAGGAGGCATCGTAATTTAAATACACATATACCTTCCTTCCTAACATCTCAGGTACGCCGCTATGAGCAcaagaagccccacccacctgctgttatATATTGTTAAATATTCTGTCTGTgtggggcagccaatcagaagataATTGGGCTAAAGAGAGAGGATCTAAAACTGCTTATTGATGAACTCGGATCAAAATGACATAAATATGGATTACTTTGAACCGTGAATAACGCAGTAATTACTCTGGAAGAGtcaaagaacaacaaatatGAGGATAAAATTGGCAATAACTCCACCATAAATGCCTTTAATTAATTCTATGGCAACCCCCCCCCCTGCTCCTTCTGAGCCGGGGGAGCGGTATAGCACCGAACATCAAACGTCTGCTTAAGGTGTCTTTGTTCTATTCAAAGGTCTGAACTGTAACTAAAtctccttctttttttgtgcGTCTCTTTTAGGCCCGATGCTCGTCCAGACCATCAGGTCAGACTTCAAGCAGAAATACTCCTCTGTGTTCAGTGACTACACTGTGTGTGACTACATCTATCATCTAAATGCCCAGACTCCGAGGTGACGAACATTTTAAACTATCCATACACAAATATGTCCATTCTCAGAAGATCTTAGGAGcttgtgcatttttctttttttaaattttttcatttcagtggCGAGACGGCCTTTAAGAACATGACCATTCCCTACGGCTGGGCTAAGAGGCCCATGCTAGACAGGATCGGCCAGATCCGGGCTGAAATTcccatttctttcatttatggaTCCCGATCCAGTATTGACAGCCACTCTGGATATGCATTCAAGAAAACCAGGCCAGATGTGGAAATCCGAGTAGGTTCTCTATTTTACATTTTGCACCTTCAACTTTGTCAGTACAAGGTTCAAAAGACATTTTAAGCAAGATTTTAAGCATTTTTAGTGCATAAATCTGCCTGTATGTATGTCAAGTTACTTTTATTTGCCTTGTGGAACGGTGGCACCTTTATCTCAAAACTGTTTCACCTCCACTGTGTGTGGGCTTGTCAGGTGATCAGAGGAGCGGGCCATTATGTTTTCGCAGACCAGCCAGAGGACTTCAACCAGACGGTGCTTCAGATTCTCGCCAGGATGGAGGAGAAATGGAAAGGGGAAGGAGCAGAGCAGTGAGAAAACACACAGGAGAGCCAGAGAAGTGTTTTACTGTAAGACTCTTCATCAGTGCTGGATTGAGGATTCATCATTCCACGGTCTAATACTCCATAAGGCCCAGGGTCTGAAGTCAGACGGTGCCACAGGTTTATTTATCCTGCCTCGAGCATATACAGTTTTGTAAATAATTGTGAAATGCAGCCAGTGTTGCATTTGTTGCTAAATGTTTTTGAGATTGTGGGAAGAGGAGCTGGGTCTAACATTTTTCCTAGAACCTGTTGGGAAACTCTTATctataaaaatgaagaaatgtcATCTCAAGAGAATTAGTTGTTTTCTGTATGGGTCTAGACAAAGTAAACAGACTGTTCCTTTTCTGACCCCTCACCCGCTCTGTGAGAGATATGAGGGAGAAGTAAGTGGGGCAAAGGGCTGGATGGGATTTTTAGGAAACCTTTTCACTTCTAAGAAGAGCCTCTATGACTGTGTGGAAAGTGGCCAGCAGATGGCAGTACAGTAACAGCCTGCGTGCACCAGCGCGCCTCTGTTTTGCACACTCGTGCCAGCGAATCCCACACAAAGTAGCCTCACATGCATATTGAGTTGAGTGACCTACTCAGGAGACCTGGACAGTGATGCTCTAAGAGCAGTACGGCACTCGGCTTGCTGCTAAGTCACAACTGCAGTGACAGAATAGGGTCAGAGATGTGTGCTGGACTAAAAATAGGACTTCTGTTCAAAGACGCATCAGCATGAGGGAAACATGTTACTGTGAGACATTAattttgtgaatgtgtgagtgtgcaaaaatactattatCTGTCCTTTTGTTTGCTCTTTTTCCAGTCGTATTGTACACTCCATTAAATCCATTTTTAACCTTGTTTATTGTATAACTCAGTAAATTGGAGAAATTGAAGCTTCATCTTCTTTTGTAAATTtccacaataaaataaacacgacacaattcaaaacacacacatcagccgcaacattaaaaccactgacaggCGCAGTGAACAACACTGATTATTTCAGTTTGCCTAGAAACCTTAGGTCCTGGCATATATTTGAATGTTACATGCACAGCCTGCCAAAACACTGCTGCAGACACAGCTATGGCAAAGAGATATTCTCCCCAGCAGGAAAATACACCCTGCTGCACCTTATGCACTGAGAAACAgcacaaagtaaaataaaattgcaCTGAGCTAAATTTATGGATTTTATTTATCAACTCGCCTTATATTGAAACATACAGATCCTACAGTGTAAGTGAAACAACCCCAATGATCcaacaatttaaaatgaacaagagcttggcaacagtggggaggaagagtTCCATTTTAAGATGGGAGAAGGgaagaggagaaggaaaaaaagagcacagcgatcagaaaaaaataaaaattatgagAGAGAAAAGTCATCATTTTGACAGGCAGACGATGGGATACCATATAAATGCACCGAAAGTGGAGTTCAAGTGcttagtgcatcatgggaagtccccaGGAAGCCTCAGTCTATAGCAGCCTGATTAatcattcagttcagttcagttttatttatatagcaccaagtCACAACACCAGTCACTTCAggctgctttatattgtaaggtaaagaccctacaataacacagagaaagcCCACATAATGAGATgaccctatgagcaagcacttggcaacagtgggaaagaaaaactcccttttaacaggaagtaacctgcagcagaaccaggctcaaggaggagcagccatctgccaccacCGGTTATTATCAGATAATATGGTTctgtgaggtctttaagatatgaTGATGTCTGGTTATTCAAGACTTTTTATGGAAGGAGAAAGTCCTTGTTAGGACTCCTCACTCTTCAGGGAGGTTTTGGGACGACCTGATAACAAGGAAGTACACACATCGAATTTAGAAGCAAGAAATGCATTGACTAGTTTTCCGCATCACCCTGAGACAGAACGCTGCTAATTTGGGTGATATTTATCAGATGGAAAAGGCAGGTTCATAAAGGCTTGTTTAACACTGAAATTAAAGTACAAAGAATCAAGATGTCCCCCAAACTCCACAGATCTTATTAAGCATAAGCGAGGTTGTGCAAAGATGATTCATGGAGGCGCCATCTACCACCCCACAGAGGTCTGGTGTCAGGGTTGTTTTGGTGACCCTGTATCTCTGATTAGAAGCTAAATATAAAGTATAGCCTGAGTTTTGTTTACAAGAAAACTTTAATGCTGTAGCGGCATGCTGAAGGTGAAAGTTGGCACTGAAGGTTGCACTTCACTAAACCGAGCAGGAGATTATTTGAATGTTATTTCTGAGCTTTGAGCGCCGTGGCCTTTACCGATGTAACCCCTCTGTTAGCTCTGCCCGTCTCCATCATTACTAAGACATCAACCCGGCCCACCCGAACTGTCTCCTGGCAACAGGGTAGCCACGGAGACGGAGTCATTTAGATTGTGGACCTGCAGGAAGCGATGCTGTGGTTGGACGGAGTGATTatgggttgtttgtttttcttgaagaCGTCGGTTGGCTCATCATCAAAGAAGCGAGGACCGTTCAGCAAGGGCTCCACGTGCACTGCTTTTtttgaggacacacacacacacacacacacacacacacacacacacacacagaccactgTCCTCACTTGCTTAATAGACCTGGAGGCTTACTCAtcgtgtctctgtctctctctgtcacccACTCAGTCACATGGACATGAAATCATTTCATTACAAAAAAGGGAAACAAGTGAGAGAAGTGACAGGAGCTTTCATACTGGGTTTGGATATAATTGAAAGCCTGAGGGCCTGAAATAACTGCACATAAAAGGTGTGCGCCTACAGAAGCGCACACTGTGGCTCTGCTGCCGCCAGCCATCGGCTCTCGGTGTCGCTTTAatcagcagaaacacacacaggctggaGCTGCCAAAGCATCAGGAAAATTGGTGTCTCATTTATTTACAAGACTGCAGTAATGTTGCATATTATTCGGACTATTTCCGGGTCACACAGCTGTAAGTTTGCTCAATGCTAGAACACTTTTCTGCCTACATTTCTTCTTTTATGTGGAGTTAATCCATCAGACAGTTTTCCaggatgatttttttaaagtccaAAACATCTGCTTAGCTAAATGCATCCATCACCACTTTGACAGACAATTAAGTTAATTTTTCATGTGGCAATCAAACAATGTAATTAGATGCATGCATCATTCACAGGCAGCTCCACTCCCCTCCGAACAATCCCAACAATAATAGTTTGCCCATCGGTGACTGATGATATTTACAGTCCGGGCGTTTATTTTTAGCCACAGAAGTAGCAGCCAGACAGACATTTGCACAACAGAAAAGATTGTGTGGAGTGAAATCAgtgtagaataaaaaaaagtaatatcttcctttctttctatctgtctgtctatctagGGAGTTGAAATATCAAAGATCTGAAGGGTGCTCTGATTTTTTTCCCAGAACTCCATAATGTTCTCAGCCTTTATGCAGCGAGAGCACTTCACAGCACATCGCGGCTCTCACGTTACACGGAAAGCGCCAGAGCTTAATGATCTCAGCACTTAAATTCTGACTGAGCGCTTCAGGAAAGACTAACAGAGCCAGAGCCCCGAGTTTGCCATCTGGTTGGTTGTTCTCTGCACGCGTGTGGCACAAAAGCTGGTGATGTGATGGCTTCTCTTCATCTCGCAGAAGGACTGAATGGAATCCAAAGAGGCATTAAAACTTTTTATATTAAGGATCATCAGCAGTGACATCACTGGGACTGCTGCTGAAGTAGCAGTGCTACTGATTCATAAAATCCTGTAGAGGTGGTAATTTATCTCTCTTCACTGAAACTATTGATCCTGCAGAACTAAATTTGGACTCGGAGCTACTTCCTGTCACCAAGCAGATTTCCACGCTCGTCCCAGCTGCTGGTTTACTTTGATTTTAAAGCACAGCTAAGCTTTCTTTACccacatatatatatgcataatTTGTGGTTATTATcatatattaaataataatactaaattAAACATTGATTATTTATAACCCCATGTCAAAGCTGCAAACCTGTGTATGTTTATTTGGATCACTCTGCTTCTCTGTAACAGATTAAGGAGAGGGACATGATCACAATACACCCCTGACCTAACCTGCCACCCCCATGTGTGCAGATTGGTGGAGCAACAGTGGTACTCGTTTTAGGCCACTCCCCTGGTAAATAACAGCAAATCACATACTGCAGAGTCGCTTTCTTGGGTACATCTTGCTACAGTTAACAGGTTGGACTCTCCTTTTGGCTCAAgaacagattcaacaaggtgcagGAAACATTCATTAGATATTTAGGTCCATGTTGAAATGCTAGCATCAGGTCAAAGGTATGTGTCTaaggattgagatctggtgacagTGGAGGCCTttaagtacagtgaactcactgtcatgttcaggaaaccagtttcagatgatctgagctttcagacatggtgtgttatcctgctggaaacaGCCATTAGAACATGGTCAGCCACAATACTTGGGTAGGCTGTGGTTTATAAATGATGCTTAGCTGATACTAAAGGGCCCACAGTgtaccaagaaaatatcccccacaccattacaccaccattAATAGCCTGAACCTTTGATGTGGGGTGGGATGGCTTTATGATTTCAAGTGATTTACTTCAAATGCTGACCCTACTTTCTAAATGTGGCAGCAGAACTTGAGACGCATCAGACCAGTCAGCGCTTTTCCAATCTTCTGGTGCCCAATTTTGGTGAACCAGTGGCCTCAgattcctgttcttagctgacaggagaggAAGGCTGCACACCTTgaagttatttgagttactgctgCTTTCcaatcagcttgaagcagtctgccCATTCTCCTCACCTCATTttcactgctgctcactggatattttctgcagtagatcagcagtttttgaAATACTCAGACTGACCCGTATGGCATCAACAGCAAAACTATGTTCAAAGTcatcttttttcacattctgatGTTCAGTTTGATGTTTAGCAATGACaatgtcagttttatttatatacatttcATTAAACTCAATGCGTTTAACACAGAAGATAAAAACCTACGCTTGTTTAGAGTGTCTTTAGGCAGTGAAAAGAGCAAAATAAAACTTTGAAAAGTAGTAAAATAGAAGTTAACATAAACACTCATACTATTGAGTGTAGGCCTGTGAGATCAAAACTGGTTATTgagtcatcttgaccatgtctacatgtctAAATTGCTGGCATGCTGACACTGGCTTTAGATATTAGGTGAATTAAATATTTGCACTTATGACTGGTTGAACAGGTGTGGCTAACACAGTGGGAAGTAAGtgtatatacattttaaaatgcccTTCACTTGCATAAGGGGACTGATTATGCCCAATTccagtttcatatttttatactTGATACCTATCCTGATACCTGGTTCAAacaagctttcttctgattggcagTTGGTGGGTGGGGCCTCTGTGAGATCAGCCTTTGCTTGTCACATCCACTTCCAAAGCAGCAATGGTCAAAATGCAGAACTTGAGGCTTTAAATGAGTCCACAGCCAACAGGTAACCCTGAGCAGCTACAGCCatcttttatacacagtctATAAATTTGCTTCCAAACATCATACCTAAAAATAAagtgttatattttttaaaaatagcttGATTCTTAGCACAAGCTGCACTCTCTGGTGCACATGAGACATTATATATCTGTTTTATGCGCAGCTTAGTTCTCACCATGACTAATAAATTGGCCTGGGTTTGTAAAATGAGTGGAGTcctactttaaaactaaacaatgAGTGTTTATCATTCCTCTGAAGGTTCTTTAtaccatgtgtgaaaacagaccACAGGCTACTATTGTTAATTATGTTCAGACACAAAGGGCTTTCTTGCCAGAATTTCTGCCTTCGGGTTGAGAATTCTCTGTGGGTTTGGGTAACATCCAACAGGCTTTTGTCATAGTTAAGATCAATTAAAACAGCTTTCATAACCAACAGGATGTGGCTCAAGAGGAGGTCTGCCAGCCCCCCTGATGTCCTTGCAAACAGTAACATCTGCATTGTGAGCCCAACTCTGAGCGTCTTTGGACTACTCTTCCAACACTTAGAGCCTCATCTCTGCTTCCAATGTAGCTTCCCCCACATACATTTCCTGGATTTTCCCCTGATCCTGTTAGCGCCTCTATTTCTTGCTCATAAAATTTGAGTTTCACAGGTTTATTTGTTGTTAAATTGCGAGAATGCCCGTGGCACCTTCTGTGTAATATCTGTGAtaggttttctttttcagtaGCGTTTTCCTCCCGTTTCCCCTTTTCCATGCTGTCACGGCTAATGAAATTTGCCTTTAATTGATTCAGATTGAATTTTcccctctcgctctccctcCTGCCTGTCCTGCCTGGCAGTCCTTGAATTTGCATGGTTGACATGAGCAAACAAAACTGCTAAACTATGAATACGCTTATcaaatgaacacacacaaacacgtttACATGGTTAGTTTTGTGACGACTGTAACTGTATAAGACTATAAAATTGTGTAATGTAAGACATTCTCTAACCCCAACCTTTGGCTTAACTCTAACCTAAACCTCACTGCTCAGTGCTGCAGAAAACTGAAactggtccccacaaagatagcTGAGgaagtatacacacacacacgtatacacagacacaaacacatcacTCTCAATGTCAGATAAAAAAAGATGGCAAAACAGCATGTGTGTACTCAGAGATTAACtgcttatatgtgtgtgtgtgtgtgcgtgtgtgtgtgtgtgtgtgtgtgtgtgtgtgtgtgtgtgctgctggttGGGAATAGTCACAAAGAAATTAAGTTTTAAAATAACAGAGGAGTGCAGTGTCTCAGCAGGCTGCACTTAGCCTAAGAGGTGTCCGTCTGGCTCACAGAAATTGTGTGCTGCGTTGTgcgtctgtgcatgtgtgtgtactgAGGGACTTTGTTTCTTGCAGCAGTTTTATCAGCCGCTCTGCTGACAGCTCGGTGGCAGGAGTTCAGCCTCACCATTCAGCTCCTCTGACAGTCAGATTAAATGTTGCGCTGACAGATACAGCTTTCAGTCTGCAGCTTAAGCCGCACAGAGACCGTACATCGTAAACACACGGCCATACCCAAACCCAACAACTCGTTTAGTAATCAATTGATGGTGTTAATGACTTacggcttcttttttttaactgttgtgttttgttgttgctttgaCTCAAGACTTTACACACTTAGTtccagactttcagctttaattcaacaTGTCTAACAAAACATTTACATTGTGATGGACATACTGTTCGCATGTGAAATGATGGTAAAAagccataaaataaaaaatcaacttCAAGTAACATGTCTGGTCCCGCTGTcatgaaataaaacaggaacaagCCTCCACTTGCTGTGAAACTGCTCTTTGGTGAATTGTCCAATtattttgagcctctgaaaatggagaCTGTGTACAATAACTGTAAATCCTTAAATTGTTAATGCAAAA encodes:
- the abhd5b gene encoding 1-acylglycerol-3-phosphate O-acyltransferase ABHD5, giving the protein MRRMAEEIQPAKEQSSWISSWLPSWCPTSPSQLKDAEEKILKTVKRPFSRQHIRISSGNYLWTLAFSTQQQQSAALCVPQPPTQPTTPLVLLHGFGGGVALWALNLDSLSSSGPVYALDLLGFGRSSRPQFSTDPREAEDQFVAALEEWREKVGLQEMVLLGHNLGGYLSAAYTLKYPHRVKHLLLVEPWGFPARPENPNHNSIPMWIRAIGAVMSPFNPLAGLRLAGPLGPMLVQTIRSDFKQKYSSVFSDYTVCDYIYHLNAQTPSGETAFKNMTIPYGWAKRPMLDRIGQIRAEIPISFIYGSRSSIDSHSGYAFKKTRPDVEIRVIRGAGHYVFADQPEDFNQTVLQILARMEEKWKGEGAEQ